In Corythoichthys intestinalis isolate RoL2023-P3 chromosome 4, ASM3026506v1, whole genome shotgun sequence, a genomic segment contains:
- the LOC130914544 gene encoding sodium channel subunit beta-1-like isoform X2 — MSGLADAPVTLMMSVLLVGLQACSCTGACVEVDSDTEAVANRGFKMGCISCKRRGEVMATASVAWFFKASHDDDFSHIYNFEDQIGSILDERFESRMEWRGSMSTLDLQDGSIYIHNVTFNDTGTYRCVFSRMLLYNDYTFHTVSSKTINLRVVPKMTRGWASILSEVMMYVSIVGLQLWLLVEMIYCYRKISAAGEEALRENAAEYLAIAPENKDICAAVQLEE; from the exons cttgctCGTGCACAGGCGCGTGCGTGGAGGTGGACTCGGATACAGAGGCGGTGGCCAACCGAGGCTTTAAAATGGGCTGCATTTCGTGCAAGAGGAGGGGAGAGGTCATGGCCACTGCCAGCGTCGCTTGGTTCTTCAAGGCCTCGCACGACGACGACTTCTCACAC ATATACAATTTCGAGGACCAGATTGGCTCCATTTTGGACGAGCGCTTTGAGTCCCGCATGGAGTGGCGCGGTAGCATGTCCACGCTGGACCTGCAGGACGGTTCCATCTACATCCACAATGTCACTTTCAATGACACGGGCACGTACAGGTGCGTCTTCAGCCGCATGCTCCTCTACAACGACTACACCTTCCACACCGTCAGCAGCAAGACCATCAACTTGCGTGTGGTGCCCAAAa TGACGCGGGGGTGGGCGTCCATTCTGTCGGAGGTGATGATGTACGTGTCTATCGTTGGTCTGCAACTGTGGCTGCTGGTGGAGATGATCTACTGCTACAGGAAGATCTCTGCTGCCGGCGAAGAGGCCTTGAGGGAGAACGC GGCCGAGTATTTAGCCATAGCGCCAGAAAACAAAGACATCTGCGCAGCTGTACAGCTGGAAGAGTAA